The Anaerolineales bacterium genome segment CCCCTCGCCCTGGTCACCGCGCGCGAGAAGTACGGCGCCGATGCGCTGCAGCGTGCGCTTCAAATTCAAGCGTTCTTTCGTTGCGTCGCCACGGCGGGTACGTGCCGGCGATCCAAGCCCCATCCTGCCCCCGTGTTGTGGGCCGCCGATCGACTCGGCCTGGCTCCGCGAGACTGCCTCATGGTGGGTGATACGCCCGTCGACATTCGCGCCGGCTGCGCTGCAGGCACACAGACCGTGGGCGTGCTCTGTGGCTTTGGGGAGCGCGACGAATTGCTGCGCGCCGGCGCAGATCTCGTCCTCGATTCGACTGCGGATTTACCCGGGGTGTTGTTGTTGGAGCGCGGTGATTAAGTCCAGGCCTGGATCAACGCTTCCGGGACCCAGAACTTACCGAAACCCCACAGAGAAGCTAAAATCGACGCCAAGACGATCACGATCCCGAACGCCATCAACACGTAATCCCGTTTGCGATATTTGAGTTGCACCAGCCACGTGCGCGGACCGACGCCGAAGCCGCGCAGGTCCATGGCGTCGATGATGTCTTCGCTGCCCGCGATGGCATGAATGGTCACCGGGACGATGAGCGGCGCCAATTTCCTGACCTGGGCGAATAATCCCCCTTTCAGTTTCTCGATCTCGTAGCCTCGCGCCTTCTGCGCATCCATGGTCAATTGGAAATCCCGGCCGAACGTGGGGATGAAGCGCATGGTCAGATCCATGGCGTAGGCGATCTTGTCCGGTATACCCAGGCGGCGGAAGATGATGCCGTAGTGCGCCGGATTGAGCGAATAGGGAATCAAAACGGTCATACTCGCCAGGCTGAAAACGCGCGCCAACTGGCTGGCGGCGAAGAACAGCCGCTCGACGGTGATCGTCAGCGTGGGACGCCAACCGAAAATGGTGAACTTGGCGCTCAGCGTGGTAATCGTATGCTCCACATCATAGACTTCCATCCCGCCGCGCCCTGTCAGAAATGTAAGCAGTGAGAAGAAGACGACAAAGGCGCCGATGAACATCCAGGCCCGCCGGCTTTCCCGCCAGGTTATCCCCGAGGTCAGTACGACCAGCAGGGCCAACGCCATAAATCCTGCAAGCACCCGCAGGTCCCAGAAGAACAACGTGGAGAGGATGAAACAGGCGTAGAACACGATCCACGCACTGGGATCGAAGGCCTGGATGATCGATTTTCGTTCGCGATAGCGCCACGTTACCAGCATGCCGTTCCTCGGGAATGAATTCTTGATCTACACACTTTCAAACGAATGCCGTTTCGAAGGGCACTTCGCCCCGGGGACCGTGCCCGTCGAATTTTTACTATTTTCGACTCGATCAGCGGCCGGTCTGGCGCTGGAACGCTCGATACGCTCCGATCAAGATCGGCACCAGGATGACGGCGAAAATCATGTTCGGTCCGGCGGCGGGCAGGAATTCACCCACGATGGCCACCTGCGGTGAAAAACCGTTGATCTGGATGTCCGACAGGGCGGCGAAACCGATGCCCACGAAGTTGCCCAGCATCGCCCAGGTCACCGCCGCGGCCATGTCGAGATCTTCTCTGAAGAGCAGCCTCACGACGACCACCAGCACGAAGCCGATCACCGCCGACAAGCCGGCGAAAGCGGATATCGTCGCGTCGCCGAAAATGCCGGCGTCCGGATCGTAGAACATCATGTTGGACAGCTCGGGGTTGAAAATCCACAGCAAGGTGGCTATGGCGGCCAGGGCGGCGCTGATGTACATCACGATGTCCATGACGCGCTTGCGGTCGGCGTAGAGGGCGATCATGCCCGAGACCATGCCCACCAGGCCGTTGCCGATGCTCCACTGCGGTGAAAGGCTGAAGCCGGTGAGCGCGTCGCCGAACATGTTCCCCACTGCGCCGGTGAACAGGCCCACCACGGGTCCGAAGGCGTAGCCGAAGAACATGGGGATGGCGATCGCCGGCCGCAGCGCCACCTGACTCACAGAGGGCACGGCAAAGACGGTGCCGTTGAACAGGTAGGAAAACACGGCGTAGAGTGCGGCACCGATGGCCATGTAAACCACCTCGCGCGTGCCGACCTTCCAGGCATCGCTCGTGCGTGTAAACCAGTACACCAGGAACACGATCAGCAGGCCGACGCCCACGTACACGAAGCGCAGTACGCCGGTCTCGTCGAGTTCGAGATCCGGATTGTTAAAGATGGCCGGTCCCAACAAGGCCACCAGGAGCATAACCACGAAGACGCATACAATCGCAATGAGGAATGACAGGGGTTTCGTGCCGTTCATAATCTCCTCCACTCTTTATAGATTGATCATGCCGATATCGATTTGGGTTCCGGCAGAACCCTGGATCATCAGGACGAAACGTGCGCCAACGCCTCGGCGCGCATGAACCGCTGCGTCTGCTCGAGCATGTTCAGGTTGGCATCGAGTAAAGACGTGGGAACGAGTCGACAAGCTCGAAGCCGGTCGTAATCGGCCAGGACATCCTCGGGTCTGCCGTCGTTTTCGATTCTGCCCTCGCTGATTAGGAGCACGCGATTGGCATAGATCACCGCCATATCGATGTCGTGTGTGATGAACAAGATCGCTTCGAAGCTTGGAATTTGCAGGATGGCATCCATGAAATCCATGTAATTACGATAGTCCTGGCCGGCCGTCGGTTCGTCCATCACCAGGATTTTCGAACGCATGGCCAGCACCGCAGCGATGCTCACACGTTTCTGCTGCCCGAAAGACAGCGCCAGCGGCG includes the following:
- a CDS encoding HAD family hydrolase, with the protein product MLDPGRVCAILFDLDGTIADSDDTAVQRLAALLRPFFSLRKIHNERKSARRLVMAAETPLNAFLSFLDRYSLDEWIHPLSNALHHLRGETEIRDARLIPGVAEALDRLAARYPLALVTAREKYGADALQRALQIQAFFRCVATAGTCRRSKPHPAPVLWAADRLGLAPRDCLMVGDTPVDIRAGCAAGTQTVGVLCGFGERDELLRAGADLVLDSTADLPGVLLLERGD
- a CDS encoding energy-coupling factor transporter transmembrane component T, translated to MLVTWRYRERKSIIQAFDPSAWIVFYACFILSTLFFWDLRVLAGFMALALLVVLTSGITWRESRRAWMFIGAFVVFFSLLTFLTGRGGMEVYDVEHTITTLSAKFTIFGWRPTLTITVERLFFAASQLARVFSLASMTVLIPYSLNPAHYGIIFRRLGIPDKIAYAMDLTMRFIPTFGRDFQLTMDAQKARGYEIEKLKGGLFAQVRKLAPLIVPVTIHAIAGSEDIIDAMDLRGFGVGPRTWLVQLKYRKRDYVLMAFGIVIVLASILASLWGFGKFWVPEALIQAWT
- a CDS encoding ECF transporter S component; the protein is MNGTKPLSFLIAIVCVFVVMLLVALLGPAIFNNPDLELDETGVLRFVYVGVGLLIVFLVYWFTRTSDAWKVGTREVVYMAIGAALYAVFSYLFNGTVFAVPSVSQVALRPAIAIPMFFGYAFGPVVGLFTGAVGNMFGDALTGFSLSPQWSIGNGLVGMVSGMIALYADRKRVMDIVMYISAALAAIATLLWIFNPELSNMMFYDPDAGIFGDATISAFAGLSAVIGFVLVVVVRLLFREDLDMAAAVTWAMLGNFVGIGFAALSDIQINGFSPQVAIVGEFLPAAGPNMIFAVILVPILIGAYRAFQRQTGR